The DNA sequence AGGCACGACGATCGAGCAACTTCAGCCCACCCAACTGACCACTGCTGGCATTCGACCTGTGAGCAAGCGCCTAGTGGTGAATGCTGCAACGGTCGGCTACAGCGGCACTGGTTTGGACAAAATAGAGGGTCTGGCCTTGGTGAACCCGACAACGATCGCGGTGATTAATGACAATGACTTTGGTGTGAATACAGCAGCAGTTGGGCCTGGCTCTGTGTTTCCAGTGAATAACGCTATCCGCCCTGTACAGGTTGGCCTTATTAGTGGCTTGGGGCTAACTCAACGCGCCAAAGGCTTAGATCCTAGCGATCAAGATGACCCTGATGGTACTGGCCCTCGCACCAATGTGGCCCGCATTGGCAACTGGCCCGTCTTCGGTATGTATCAGCCTGATTCAATTGCCAGCTATACTGTTGGCGGCCAAACCTACATCGTCACTGCTAACGAAGGCGATGCCCGCGACTACACCGGATTCAACGAAGAAGTGCGGGCAGCTAGCATCGGCGCAGCTAACCTCGATGCTACTGTTTTCCCTAATGCCGCTGCTCTGCTAAGCAACGCCCAGCTAGGCCGGTTGAATGTCACGAACCAAACGGGTAGAACTACTGCTGATGGTGCTGGCACTGACAACAACCCAGATTACGAAAAGCTAGTAACCTTTGGTGCTCGTTCTTTCTCCATTTGGAATGCAACCACTGGGGCGCTGGTGTTTGATAGCGGTGATCAGATCGAGCGCTTAATCCAGCAGTTCTATCCTGGTAACTTTAACGCTAACCACAGCGGCACTGGTGGTAACAACCTAGATGACCGCAGTGACAACAAAGGCCCAGAACCAGAGGGTCTAGTGCTTGGTAGAGTGAACGGACGCACCTATGTCTTCATTGGGCTAGAGCGTATTGGCGGCGTGATGGTTTATGACATCACTAGCCCCACGGCTCCATTCTTTGTGCAATACATCAACCCTCGTGACTTTAGCATCACTCCTATAGCAGCTAATGTGGCTACTGTAGGCGACCTAGGGCCAGAAGGGTTAGTGTTTATCCCGGCTGCCGACAGCCCTACTGGCAAGCCACTGCTGGCTGTAGCCAATGAAATCAGTGGCACTGTGGCTATCTTTGAATTTGATGCGACTAGGGTGCCAACTACGACTGTGATACCACCTAGTCTAGCCCGCGGCAATAACAATGTATTGACGATTAATGGCTCTGTGGCTAGCGCTCCCCAAACGCTCCGGTTCACTGTTGGGCAAGTCAGCAGTGCGTTTGTCAACGAAGTAGGGGTGTTCGTAGTGGATGATGACGAAGGTAGCATCGACGGGGTAGCTCCCACTGCCAGCAACTATCTGCAAGTCGCCCTCAGTCGTGCCCAAGTTATTTGCACTGCTCTGCCCAACAACCCCCAAACTGGTGGCAATCCTCGCAATATCAACTTTTTGGATGCTAACGAGCGTTTGGTCTTTTACTTGGTACAAAACAACTCTACGGATAGTGCTCTTTCTAGCTTGGCGGCTGGTCGCACCCCTACTGTAATGTTTGCCTCCCTCTTTGGGAGCACTACTTTCCAGCAAGCCCGCATCACCAACCAAGCTGGAGGTGGCTTCACTATCTCCTGGGAAGATCAAGTCGGCGGTGGTGATCAAGACTTTAATGACTTTGTGTTGAATGTGCAGTTAGCTACAGCAGATCCTCGCTTGGCTGCTATTACTCGCTACCAGGGTAGAAAAGAAGGTGAACTGATTGACCTACGAAGCCTGACGGGTAATGTAGCAGCGACCTTTACCGTTAATAGTGAGGCTGCCTTCAACAATACGGTTGGTCTCTACCGTGTCGATGACCCTACTGGTCGTATTGGCAACTTGGCCCCTGGTGATGCAGGCTATGCTCAGGCGGCCCTGCGCGATCGCCTGGTTATGTCTAGCGGGCGTGGTGGCACCAGCTTGAACAGTCTGGCTGGTGGTAGTCTGTTGGCTCCCTTCCTAGTGGCCAATGGTACAGTTCAGCAGTTCTTGGCTCAGAATGCTAACAACCAGTCCTCTGGAGCACCGATCGCCTATTTTGCTTACAGCAGTGCTAACCCCGATCGCATTGACCATGTTCGCCTCCTCGGCGATAACACCTTTGGTTTTGAAGACCTCCTTGGTGGTGGTGATCAAGACTTTAACGACATCGTGTTCCGCGTCAACTTCACCTAATTAGATTCACCCAATCGAAACACCAGCATAGTGTCTGAATGTTCGTGTAATCATTACATCCCTGGCGTTGCTAAGAAGCTGGGGATGCTGATTGTTGTGGGGGTGAATTCAGTGGTAGTACATTGTCGTCCCAAGCTGAATGTTGTGGATATGAGTACTGTGACTGCTTAAGTGTCAAAGCAAGTGTCAACGATAAGTGTCAAAGAGCTTGTAAGTTAGAGCTGGAGCATGAAGAGTTTTTCACTACTGCCTTATGCAAGAGCAACTAGGCCTTATGTAGCAGCAACTAGTCGGTTTGTTCGCAAGGTTTAATCTGGGTAAGCTCTGCGTAAATAGGGTATTTTATGCAAATTTAGAGTATCTTAAATAAGTTGTCGTTCTAGTAGTAGCTAGCGGACTCAGCCATGGGTGACTTGTATGGTGGTCATGATCCTAGAGATATTCCCACATACTCTATTGGCTATGCGGCGCGGTGTTTACGAATTCCAGCGGCAACAATCCGATCGTGGACAGTTGGGCAAACCTATCCAGTGGCGAAAGGAGAGCGCTTTTTTCAGCCGTTAATTCCTATTGCTGATCGTAAGCCTCGCCAACTTTCCTTTACGAACCTGATTGAACTTCATGTGCTACGAGCCATTCGTAAGCACCACCAGCTAAAGCTCAGTGCTGTGCGGCAAGCCCTAGACTTTATTGATCAACACTTTAAGATAGACCACCCTCTTGCCCGTGAGCAATTTCGCACCGATGGGGTTGATCTGTTTATTGATCGCTATGGAGAAATCATCAACGTTTCTCGGCAAGGGCAATTGGATTTGAGAAATTCCCTCAATGCCCATCTAGAGCGTATTCAGCCCGATGATTCTGGCTTTGCTATTAAACTTTATCCTTTTACCCGATCTGATGAAGCCCACAACCCTAAGATTGTAGTGATTGATCCAAGAATTGCCTTTGGTCGTCTTGTGATTGCTGGAACTGGAATCCCCACCCATATTATTGCTGAACGGTATAAAGCAGGCGACTCTTTGCAGGATTTAGTCGATGACTATGAGTGTGAGCCAAGCCAAATTGAAGAGGCTATTCGATGTGAATTGCCTGTGGCAGCATGAGTGAGTCGATACCTAAGGGTATAGTATTTTTTATTGATCGCTGTCTAGGACGTAACCAACTAGCTGAAGCTCTGAGAAAGCGTGGTGTTAGGGTGGAAGTACATGATGCTCACTTCAGCAAAGATGCTTTGGATGTAGACTGGTTGCCAAATGTGGGCGAACGGGGCTGGATCGTGCTTACCAAAGATAGCAACATTGGCAGGTGTGCTCTGGAGCGTATAGCAGTTACTAATGCCAACATTAAAATGTTTGTATTGGCTTCCCAAAACCTCTCTGGTGTTGACATGATCGATGCCTTTTCTCGTGCGCTCAGCAAAATCATCAACTTTGTTAGGGATAACTCAGCTCCGTTTATCACTAAAGTCTATCGAGATGGTCAAGTAAAGGAGTGGAAAACTGCAACGGATTTGCAAGCAGAACTCCAACAGTCTTCTGATGACTGACCTGACTTCAGGTCAAGGGGGTTGTCGTTGCTCGCAGAGGAGTAGCAATTGCCGTCAAGCATCACTCATGGTTATGCCGCAGGGCAGAGTAAACCAAATAGTAGTGCCCTTCCCTGGTTCACTACACACGCCAATGTCACCGCCGTGGGCTGAGACAATTTGGCGGCAAAGATACAGCCCCAGCCCAATGCCAGTACAACGAGGATTTTGCAGATTACGGACATAGGGTCTAAACAGACCAGTTTGATGCTCAGGGGCGATACCAACTCCGGTATCAACAACTTGGCAGTATAGGCGATCGCCCTCCACTGTTGCACTCACGGTTACCTGCACCCCTGATGGATTGTGTTTGATGGCGTTGGTAAGCAGGTGCTGCAACACCGATTTAATTTTCTCGACATCGGCAATAATCAGTGGCAAGGAAGGACTGAGATTGCAGTTGATGACTGCTTGGGAATCAGTTAGCTGGGGGGGAAGACTGGCAATCGCCTGTTGCACAAGGTCAGCAAACTGCACAGGACAGCGCTGAAGCATAAGATGGGCATCTTGGTCGAGCTGGTCTTCAGACAAAGCTGTAATCAAAGTTAGTTGGCGATCGCTAGCAGCAATCATTCGATTCAGCACATCGCAGTCTACCTGTGAATGACCATTGTTCATGTGAGTGTGCTGCATTTTCCTCAAGGCCATCAATGTGCCGATGATGGATGTTCGCAAATCATGGGAAACTGCCTGGGTAAACACACTCTTCATCTCATAAAACGACTTCAGTTCCTCCATGCGCGCCTGTAACTGGGCAGTACGATCAGCAACCTGTTGCTCTAGGGAGGCATTCAATCGTT is a window from the Cyanobacteriota bacterium genome containing:
- a CDS encoding choice-of-anchor I family protein encodes the protein MVATTTNGGPLREIGRFSTGVFSTDGGAAEIPAYDPGTQRLFVVNAITKKVDVLSLSNPASPVKVAELDAAGGIPNSVAVKDGIVAVAVEDAVKTNPGKVLLFATNATSTTPPLKSLTVGALPDMLTFSPNGRWILVANEGEPNSYGQATSVDPEGSVSIIDLANGVANATVRTATFTSFNGQIDALRAQGVRIFGPGATVAQDLEPEYITISGDSRTAYVALQEANAIAVVDIPSATVTAIRPLGLKDFSAPNITTTLYEWTAANRPPLGTTSEGQTVLLGGFSGLFFEGTAPSGNLRFITTTDRGPNGEPQDLNPTSPGNERPFALPNFQPRFVRFELNPTAAPGSNITITQQILLTKPDGSPLTGISNLGTAANQGLAYNDEIPVDLAGNILPFDKLGADLEGIVVAADGTFWAVDEYRPAIYHFNAAGRMLERFIPAGGATADGTFGTANLPAVYAQRRANRGFEAVALEGNKLYAFIQTPLDNPDDAGDTVSRASRNGRILEFDINTKQVTGEYLYIFDAVTAAGTARTDKIGDAVSLGKGKFLVVERDDRDTTASNKLVFEIDLANATNINNPANFTLPAGTTIEQLQPTQLTTAGIRPVSKRLVVNAATVGYSGTGLDKIEGLALVNPTTIAVINDNDFGVNTAAVGPGSVFPVNNAIRPVQVGLISGLGLTQRAKGLDPSDQDDPDGTGPRTNVARIGNWPVFGMYQPDSIASYTVGGQTYIVTANEGDARDYTGFNEEVRAASIGAANLDATVFPNAAALLSNAQLGRLNVTNQTGRTTADGAGTDNNPDYEKLVTFGARSFSIWNATTGALVFDSGDQIERLIQQFYPGNFNANHSGTGGNNLDDRSDNKGPEPEGLVLGRVNGRTYVFIGLERIGGVMVYDITSPTAPFFVQYINPRDFSITPIAANVATVGDLGPEGLVFIPAADSPTGKPLLAVANEISGTVAIFEFDATRVPTTTVIPPSLARGNNNVLTINGSVASAPQTLRFTVGQVSSAFVNEVGVFVVDDDEGSIDGVAPTASNYLQVALSRAQVICTALPNNPQTGGNPRNINFLDANERLVFYLVQNNSTDSALSSLAAGRTPTVMFASLFGSTTFQQARITNQAGGGFTISWEDQVGGGDQDFNDFVLNVQLATADPRLAAITRYQGRKEGELIDLRSLTGNVAATFTVNSEAAFNNTVGLYRVDDPTGRIGNLAPGDAGYAQAALRDRLVMSSGRGGTSLNSLAGGSLLAPFLVANGTVQQFLAQNANNQSSGAPIAYFAYSSANPDRIDHVRLLGDNTFGFEDLLGGGDQDFNDIVFRVNFT
- a CDS encoding DUF433 domain-containing protein, whose product is MGDLYGGHDPRDIPTYSIGYAARCLRIPAATIRSWTVGQTYPVAKGERFFQPLIPIADRKPRQLSFTNLIELHVLRAIRKHHQLKLSAVRQALDFIDQHFKIDHPLAREQFRTDGVDLFIDRYGEIINVSRQGQLDLRNSLNAHLERIQPDDSGFAIKLYPFTRSDEAHNPKIVVIDPRIAFGRLVIAGTGIPTHIIAERYKAGDSLQDLVDDYECEPSQIEEAIRCELPVAA
- a CDS encoding MASE1 domain-containing protein, yielding PTLERLRDVALLVGVGVIGVGSINASVETAMALMIHKLAWQEAWHHWWTLAVGDGVGILEVAPLSFLGWSWLHHHGWRRWGSILHQRIERLIEWLVCGLLLVAVSVIVFCCSQTTAIAYYPLEYLPFPIMMWASLRFGQWGAVCSSLVVLGISLAGLLQGQGPFLAKSQSVREGALLLQTFIAAATITALVLAATVEERRQVEAKLRLALERERVATIQQEQLCQQVQRLNASLEQQVADRTAQLQARMEELKSFYEMKSVFTQAVSHDLRTSIIGTLMALRKMQHTHMNNGHSQVDCDVLNRMIAASDRQLTLITALSEDQLDQDAHLMLQRCPVQFADLVQQAIASLPPQLTDSQAVINCNLSPSLPLIIADVEKIKSVLQHLLTNAIKHNPSGVQVTVSATVEGDRLYCQVVDTGVGIAPEHQTGLFRPYVRNLQNPRCTGIGLGLYLCRQIVSAHGGDIGVCSEPGKGTTIWFTLPCGITMSDA